The Candidatus Nomurabacteria bacterium DNA window TTGTGTCAGGAATGTAAAAAGCCAGCTGAGTTGGATGGTGAGACAAGCCAGCGGATTAAAGAGTATTTAGAAAAAATTCCCGAGGATTCAAAGTTCCGACCAGACATGTCAAAACCGCTTACCTTCTACATCGGCGGCGGCTGTGAAGTCTGCGGCGGCATTGGCTATCAGGGTCGTGTTGGTATCTACGAAGTGATGACCATGAACCAAGAGTTGGAAAAGCTAGTACTGGCCGGAAACACGTCTGAATATGATATTGAGGCTAATGCGGTAAAGCACGGCATGATTACCATGGTGCAGGACGGTTTACTAAAAGCACTCGACGGCATTACTTCAGTAGACGAAGTCTTCCGCGTCGCGGAATAAGGAAAGCAGCTCCGTCAATTGACTAGAGCTGCTATGTGTTGAGTGCGGTGATCACTGAATGATCAACTAGCACGCCTTGACGTCCTTCCACCTCTACCGGAAGCGTGATTCCAGAAAGGCTTAACCTCTCAGTATCACTCTTCCAAAGAAGAAGAACGTAGTTGTTGAGGAGCTCGCCCGGGGGCAGTGCATACACATCGAAGTGATCGCTTGAGGCGATCGGATCGCTGCTTGCAGCCCTTTGAGCACGCTCGAGTAGCCCGTCAGAGAGTTGTATCATAGCTGATTTCCTCCCACATTTGGTTGTTCTCTGATGAGGGTCGTGGAATATACCATGGTTGTTTTATTTGGTCAAGACTACGCGGCAATTAACTCATCCGAGTAGGCTCGTTCAGTAATTTCATTTAATATATATTCGTCACGGCGAAGGTTTGAGATGGTGACCATTTGACCATCCTTAAACATCTCTGCTTGATAAATTTCTTGATCTGACTCCGAGCTGAGAGTGACTTTTGCATCACCGAAATCGATAATATAAAAATTTCCCTCATTATCAATCATCACATTTCCGAAGTGTAAATCACGATGATAAATATTTGCTTCGTGCAGCTGTAAAATCATTTGCTTGAGCTGGTCCCTCATTTCCTTAATTTCGCTTTTCTCAAAACGACGTCCTTCCCTTTTCATATCACGAAACCATTGTTCAAGTGTGCGACCCTCGATTGCCTTCATAGCAAGTAAGGCGTGAAAATCGCCATTGCCTTCTCGACTTTCAATATATGCTAAGAGAGGAGGAACCCGTATTCCCGCCCGTTCTGCTTCTTGATGAATTTCAAATTCTCGGCGGAGGGTGTTTACTGTTGCGTGAGGGTCATGGATTGTTTTTGTGCACGTTTTATCAGAGTAGAAAGGATCTTGACCAACCCAGACTTCTCCTGATTTTCCAATTCCGAGCTGTTCTCGTCTCTCATATTGTTCTTGAAAATGCTCCAGTAGCTCTCGAGCTGTCTCATCTATTTCAAATTCCTTAGCCTCAGCGTTTCGACCTCGGAAATATTCAGTGGTAAATTGGGCGCGTTCAATGCTCATGTATTGAGGTATTAACTGCTGCTCAAACTACTTAGTTGTTCCTTCAGGTTGCTAATATCCTCCTGCGTGGAAGCGCGTAATTCCTCCGGGATACGTGGATTATTGAGCATCGCCTCTTTTTTGGCAATGAGCTGCGTTAAACGCTCTCCTTCTTTTTCTAACCATTCGGCAAAGGCGGCGACTCGCGGGCGAGGGAAGCTTAATTCCAAGGCCCCGAGCTGAAGCTTGCTCGCATCCTTAGCTGCCGGGCCAAATGAAATCTTGGTGAGTTTTTCTAAGAGCTCAGTCGCATATCCCGTCTTACTGAGTAAGTGCGCGTGTTCTTCAGTGCTAATTCCGCTATGGGCCTTAAATGCGCGCAGTGATTGTACGGTTTGTTGGAAGCGTTGGAATTCTTTTTCTGCCTCCAGGTCAATAAAGGTTTTTTGCGGCTGCGGCCAGGCGCTAACAATGAGCATTGAGCCC harbors:
- a CDS encoding protein kinase family protein; the protein is MSIERAQFTTEYFRGRNAEAKEFEIDETARELLEHFQEQYERREQLGIGKSGEVWVGQDPFYSDKTCTKTIHDPHATVNTLRREFEIHQEAERAGIRVPPLLAYIESREGNGDFHALLAMKAIEGRTLEQWFRDMKREGRRFEKSEIKEMRDQLKQMILQLHEANIYHRDLHFGNVMIDNEGNFYIIDFGDAKVTLSSESDQEIYQAEMFKDGQMVTISNLRRDEYILNEITERAYSDELIAA